Genomic segment of Agrobacterium larrymoorei:
CTCCAACGGCAATTTCCTCGGCGGTGGCAATTATGACGAGGGCCGTCACTTCGCTGCCTGGTTCGATCCGCATCCGAAGCCCAGCTACCTCTTCGCGCTTGTCGCAGGTGATCTCGGCCTTGTCGAAGACACCTTCACCACCATGTCGGGCCGTGACGTCGCGCTGAAAATCTACGTCGAACATGGCAAAGAGCCGCGCGCGGCCTATGCCATGGATGCGTTGAAACGCTCCATGAAGTGGGACGAAGAGCGCTTCGGTCGCGAATACGACCTCGATATCTTCATGATCGTCGCTGTGTCCGATTTCAACATGGGCGCGATGGAGAACAAGGGGCTGAACGTCTTCAATGACAAGTATGTTCTGGCCGACCCTGAAACCGCGACCGATGCCGATTACGCCAATATCGAACGCATCATCGCGCATGAATATTTCCACAACTGGACCGGCAACCGCATCACCTGTCGCGACTGGTTTCAGCTATGCCTGAAAGAAGGCCTGACGGTTTATCGCGATCAGGAATTTTCCTCTGATATGCGCTCGCGCGCCGTCAAGCGCATCGCCGATGTGCGTCACCTGAAATCGGAACAGTTTCCGGAAGATGGCGGTCCGCTTGCGCATCCGCCGCGCCCGGATAAATATCGCGAAATCAACAACTTCTATACGACGACCGTCTATGAGAAGGGCGCCGAGATTACCGGCATGATCGCAACGATCCTCGGTGAAGACGGCTTCCGCAAAGGCATGGACCTTTATTTCGAGCGTCACGATGGGCAAGCCGCCACGGTGGAAGATTTCGTCAAGTGTTTCGAAGATGCGACCGGTCGCGATCTGAAGCAGTTCTTCCGCTGGTATATTCAGGCTGGAACGCCGCTCGTCAGCGCTTCGACAACCTATGACGCAGCAACCTCCACCTTCACGCTTTCGCTGGAACAGACCGTTCCGCCGACCCCCGGTCAGAGCAAGAAAGAGCCGCTGCACATCCCTCTCTCCACGGCACTCATTCTGGACAATGGCCAGATTGCCGAACCTTCCAAAGTTGAGGGCGGCGAGTTCAAGGATGGTGTTCTGCATCTGACGGAACGCAGCCAGACCTTTACCTTCTCAGGCGTATCCTCGCGCCCGGCGCTGTCGCTCAACCGCAGCTTCTCTGCGCCCATCAATCTGCATCTGGAGCAGTCCGCGGACGATCTCGTGCAGATCGCACGCCATGAGACGGATATGTTCTCCCGCTGGCAGGCGCTTACCGCGCTCGCCATGCCGAACCTCGTCAAGGCAACGCAGGCCGTTCGTGCAGGAACAGAGGTCACCGTCGATCCGGCCTTCCTTTCCGCATTGATTGAAATTGCCGGTGACGAGCACCTGGAACCGGCCTTCCGCGCGCAGGCGCTTGCCCTGCCAAGCGAAGGCGACGTGGCCCGTGAAATCGGCAAGGACAATGATCCGGACGCGATCCACAAAGCGCGCAATGCCATCATGCGGGCAATTGCGACGAGTGGCATCGAAACCTTCAAGGCACTGTTCTCGAACTCCGAGGACACAGGCGCCTACTCGCCGGATGCGACCAGCGCCGGACACCGTTCTCTGCGCAATATTGCCATGAGCTATCTTTCCTTTGCGGAAGAAACGCCAGCGCGTGCAGCGGAAGCCTATGCCGCCGCCTCAAACATGACCGATCTTGCCCACGCGCTCAGCGTTCTGACGCAGCGTTTCCCTGAGTCCGCTGAAGCCTCGAATACACTCGGCAGCTTCGAAACCCGCTTTGCCGACAACGCACTCGTCATGGACAAATGGTTTGCGCTGCAGGCTGCAATTCCGGGCGATGGTGCGCTTGCGCGCATCAAGTCGCTGATGGCCTCGAAGCACTTCATCGCCACCAATCCCAACCGCGTGCGGTCGCTCATCGGCACCTTCGCCTTCGGCAATCCAACCGGCTTCAACCGCGCGGATGGCGAGGCCTATAACTTCCTCGCCGAGCAGATCGTAACCATCGACAAGCGCAATCCGCAGCTCGCTGCGCGCATCCTCACCTCCATGCGCTCCTGGCGTTCGCTGGAGCCCGTTCGTGCCGATCATGCACGTGCCGCGCTCTCCACCATCGAGCGCTCCTCCGGCCTGTCTACCGACGTGCGTGACATCGTTGAACGGATGCTCAAAGCCTGACGTAACGTGACCTAGGCGGCCCGCAAAACGGGCCGTCTACAACCTCAAAAAAAAGGTTGAGTCGGTTCAAAGGGTTAAAATTCTTTTAACCTCAAGCTCTGGACAAGGCGAATCGCCTTTGATTCATTACGTGTAGATTCGAGCGGCGGCGCTTCGAATTTTACACGAGGGACATCAAGGCGGGACAATGACAGACGTGCGGCGGGCGACTGCGGGCGATGAGCGCTCGTATGCCAGATTTGCTGAAATCGCGGCTTTGGCTGAAAAGCTTTCGGGAGGCATTTTGCCTGCCGGAAAACCTTTCGGAAATCTGCTGCAGATGCCCCGCATGGAAACGCTTCTCAAGCGTCTCATCCCCCTTCTCATCCTCGCCTTTCTCGTCGTTATCGCAGCATCGCGCATGTTCGGCATCACGTCCGAATATGCGCGCATGGAAGAAGCCGCACGCCAGACGACCGCCCTTTCCGCCTTAACGGCTCGCGCCGCTCTGACCGGCGTCGAAACCCTTTTCACCACGCAGGATCGCGCAGCCGTCGAAAGCAGGCTGAACGCCTCCTTCCCCGCTGGTAGCATGAATGACGACACGGTCATTCTCGTTGCAGGCATGAATGGCCGCGTGTTCGGCGGCGTCGGCACGCATGCGGCAAAATATGTCGGCACCTCGCTGACCGCACTCCTGCCGGAAATCGCTATCGTTCGCCGCTTCCCCGGCGCTCCGGGCACCATCGAAACCGATATCGAGAACGTCGCACATTACGCCACCATGCTGCCGCTCGGCACCGATGGCGGCATGATTATCGCTGCCCGTTCGCTGGAGCCCATCCGTGCGTTCTGGCGCAGCGAAGTCGCCATGAACGTCACGCTCTTTGCGGGCATCTCCTCCATTCTCCTCGTTATTCTCTATGCCTATTACATGCAGGTGAAGCGCGCCCGCACGGCGGACGAAGTGTTCGTGGAATCCAATCTGCGCGTCGAAACCGCCCTGTCTCGCGGTCGCTGCGGATTGTGGGATTTCGATCTAGGTTCGCGCCGCATGTTCTGGTCCACCTCGCTCTACGAAATTCTCGGCCTGCCTCCGCGCACCGAGCCGCTCTCCTTCAGTGATGCGGCCCGCATGATGCATTCGGAAGACGGCAATCTCTATGAGCTTGCGCGCTCCGTCGGCTGTGGCGATCTGCGCCAGATCGACCAGATTTTCCGCATGCGTCACACCCACGGTCACTATGTCTGGCTGCGCGCCCGCGCTCAGGTCATCCACACCGCCAATGGCCCCCGCGTCATCGGCATCGCCATGGACGTGACGGAGCAGCACCGTCTGGCACAGCGTTACGCCGAGGCCGATCAGCGCTTGGCCGACGCCATCGAATGCACCTCCGAAGCCTTCGTGCTGTGGGACAAGAATGACCGTCTGGTCATGTGCAACACGCACTTTCAGCAGGCATACGGCCTGCCGGATAGCGCGCTGGTGCCGGGTTCCGAACGCGCCGTGGTCTATGCCGCAGCTGCACGCCCCATCGTGGAGCGCCGCGTGGCCGATCCGGATCAATCCGGCCTTTCCCGCACGACTGAAGTGCAGCTTGCCGATGAGCGCTGGCTGCAGATCACTGAGCGTCGCACGCGCGATGGCGGTCTGGTTTCCGTTGGTACCGACATCACCCTTCTCAAGCGCCATCAGGATCGCCTGCGCGAATCCGAACGCCGCCTGATGGCGACTATCGGAGACCTTTCCGCTTCCCGCCACAAGCTGGAGCGGCAGAAGACCGAGCTTTCGGACGCCAACGCGCTTTATCAATCCGAAAAGGAACGCGCCGAAGCTGCCAACAAGGCAAAGTCCGAGTTCCTCGCCAATATGAGCCACGAGCTGCGCACGCCGCTCAATGCCATTCTGGGCTTTTCGGAAATCCTCGTGGCGGAAATGTTCGGTCCTGTCGGCTCGCCGAAATACAGCGAATATGCCCGCGATATCCACGATAGCGGCAAGCATCTGCTCAACGTCATCAACGACATTCTCGATATGTCGAAGATCGAGGCGGGCCACATGCGTATCAACCGCGAAAAGGTCGATCTCGCCCCGCTGGTGGAAGAAACGTTGCGCCTCACCGCCATCCAGGCCGCGCAGAAGAACATCACCATCCATCAGCGCGTCTGCAAGGACATGCATATGAGCGGCGACCGCCGCGCCATGAAGCAGATCATGCTGAACCTGTTGTCCAACGCGGTGAAGTTTACCGATGAGGGCGGACGCGTCCTGCTTCGCACCCATGTCCACCACAAAGGCCTCATGCTCACCATAGCCGATACCGGCATCGGCATCCCATCGGCCTCGATCAACAAGATCGGCCAGCCTTTCGAGCAGGTACAGAGCCAGTATGCCAAGAGCCAGGGCGGCTCCGGTCTCGGCCTCGCCATCTCCCGCTCGCTGGTGAAACTCCACGGCGGCTCGATGAAAATCCGCTCCAGCGAGGGCAAGGGCACCGTGGTCACCCTCTTCATCCCGCATGTGGATGTCATCCGCGAAGTCCCGCCCTATCTGGCCTATCAGGCCAGAACCAAGCTCGAGCTTCTGCGCTCCCACAAGCTGAACTGAAAAAGCTCACCTTGCCCGTAGCGTAATGCGGGTAAGTTCCGAGGGAATGCCGAGCCGCAGCGCAAAGCCCGGCCACAGCGCAGTGCCGTTGTTCACATAAAGCCGCATGCCGCCAACATCGTAGAAGCCGGAAACGAAGCCGTTATTCGGCCCTGCAACCACCTTGTCCAAACCAACGATCATGCCCCCATGGGTATGGCCGGAAAGCTGCGCGGCAATACCCAGCTTCGCGTTTTCCGCCGCTTGTCTGGGTTGGTGGTCGAGCAGTATAATCGGTGCGCCTGCTGGCGCTCCCCTCACCGCGGCAGCAACATCCGGCACGGGAAAACCCGTCCTGCTGGACGAGAGATCGGTGACACCCGCGATGACGAGTTCAGCACCGTTGCGCTCGATCACGGCGTGGCTGTTCGCCAGCGTCGTCATGTTGAGGCTCTGATAATATTTCATCCACTCTTCGTAACCGAAGAAATATTCGTGATTGCCGGGAATGGTGAGCACGCCATCGCGCGCCCTCAGGTCAGCAAGCGGAGCAATATCCATCGTACGCGCCTCCACCTTGCCATCGATGAGGTCACCGGTGATGACGATCAGATCGGCATTGAGCGCATTGGTCCTTTCAACAACCTCTCTCGTCCAGAAGGCGGGAAACAACCGGCTGATATGCAGGTCCGTCAGCTGCACCATCTGGTAGCCATCGAATTCCGGCGATAGCCCCGGAATGGCAATCTCGATATCCTTCAACGGCGGAACGCGCAGAGCCTGCGTCACCGCAAAGGCCGAAAACCCGAAGGCAACCGCCGCCATCGCGTATCGAACACCCACGGGCACCAGCGGAAAATGCCCCTTGAACGGCATCATGATCAGCGACACCACATCGAGCGCGATCTGGAAAACCGCAAGCAGCAGGATGAAACCGAACAGAAGATTGAAGCCGATGATCAGCGGCCTCGGAAACTCAGGCGAGAATACCGACCCTGAAGAAATGCGGCTGAACAGGTGATACTGCGAAGCTCCCAGAAGAAGAACGGCAAAGGCGATCTTCAACGACCATATCCATGGCAAAGGCTGAATAAAGCGAGCCGCCACGACCAGCCAGGGAAGTCCAAAAATCAGGTGAAACATCAAGCACTCTCGTTTTAGCTCTGGCTACGGGTGGGAAAAGCCATCGGATCAATTGCCGAAGCCCGGGATTTGATCCATGCGGAGCTCCATTTCATCAAGTGGTGGGGCTAAGGCGCGATGCAAAGGGTCACACTGCGCCGGGAAGGATTGACGGCGAGCGTTTCCACTCGTCTCTTCGGCATTGACTGGTGAGTAATGAGTTGGCTTTACCGAAAAGCTTTATCCTCGCAACACCCTCTACCGTCATCCTCGGCCTTAAGCCACTGCTGTTCGTTTGAGATATGGGGACTTGGTATAGGTATTGATTACATTTCGTTTTTTGCACTCTGTACGAACTCGGACTCGCCCGTGCAACGCTTGCTATGAATGTGACAACGGCACTTCCCACGTCCGTCATCCCGGACTTGATCCGGGATCCAGCCAGACCAAGTCCTTGGTCTGAAAGACTTTCTTTGCCGCGCAGACGCGCGTCGGCTGGACCCCGGCTCAGGGCCGGGGTGACGGGCGGGGGAACTGTTCTCGCCCCAAAACTACTAACCCAGTTTAAACCGGAAAGTAGTGGGTCAAGCCCCAAGATGACGCCGTGCATCGCGGCGCCTCACATTTTCTTCGCGAGCAAAGCTTTTCATCGTGCCCGAGGTCAAGAACGCTGCTAGCGATTAACGCCTCCTCAAGCCGCCGCCTTATTCACATCGTAACAAACAAACGCCAGCTTGTTGCCATCCGGGTCGCGCAGATAGGCGGC
This window contains:
- a CDS encoding PAS domain-containing sensor histidine kinase, yielding MTDVRRATAGDERSYARFAEIAALAEKLSGGILPAGKPFGNLLQMPRMETLLKRLIPLLILAFLVVIAASRMFGITSEYARMEEAARQTTALSALTARAALTGVETLFTTQDRAAVESRLNASFPAGSMNDDTVILVAGMNGRVFGGVGTHAAKYVGTSLTALLPEIAIVRRFPGAPGTIETDIENVAHYATMLPLGTDGGMIIAARSLEPIRAFWRSEVAMNVTLFAGISSILLVILYAYYMQVKRARTADEVFVESNLRVETALSRGRCGLWDFDLGSRRMFWSTSLYEILGLPPRTEPLSFSDAARMMHSEDGNLYELARSVGCGDLRQIDQIFRMRHTHGHYVWLRARAQVIHTANGPRVIGIAMDVTEQHRLAQRYAEADQRLADAIECTSEAFVLWDKNDRLVMCNTHFQQAYGLPDSALVPGSERAVVYAAAARPIVERRVADPDQSGLSRTTEVQLADERWLQITERRTRDGGLVSVGTDITLLKRHQDRLRESERRLMATIGDLSASRHKLERQKTELSDANALYQSEKERAEAANKAKSEFLANMSHELRTPLNAILGFSEILVAEMFGPVGSPKYSEYARDIHDSGKHLLNVINDILDMSKIEAGHMRINREKVDLAPLVEETLRLTAIQAAQKNITIHQRVCKDMHMSGDRRAMKQIMLNLLSNAVKFTDEGGRVLLRTHVHHKGLMLTIADTGIGIPSASINKIGQPFEQVQSQYAKSQGGSGLGLAISRSLVKLHGGSMKIRSSEGKGTVVTLFIPHVDVIREVPPYLAYQARTKLELLRSHKLN
- the pepN gene encoding aminopeptidase N — protein: MRTDTGQIVQLADYRPTDFVLERVDLTFELDPTNTKVEARLIFHRREGADKAAPLVLDGDELTLSSVLLDQIEIPAAQYDVTPDSLTIRDLPEETPFEICVTNYINPETNTQLMGLYRTNGVYCTQCESEGFRRITYFPDRPDVLAPYTITIIAAKEGNTFLLSNGNFLGGGNYDEGRHFAAWFDPHPKPSYLFALVAGDLGLVEDTFTTMSGRDVALKIYVEHGKEPRAAYAMDALKRSMKWDEERFGREYDLDIFMIVAVSDFNMGAMENKGLNVFNDKYVLADPETATDADYANIERIIAHEYFHNWTGNRITCRDWFQLCLKEGLTVYRDQEFSSDMRSRAVKRIADVRHLKSEQFPEDGGPLAHPPRPDKYREINNFYTTTVYEKGAEITGMIATILGEDGFRKGMDLYFERHDGQAATVEDFVKCFEDATGRDLKQFFRWYIQAGTPLVSASTTYDAATSTFTLSLEQTVPPTPGQSKKEPLHIPLSTALILDNGQIAEPSKVEGGEFKDGVLHLTERSQTFTFSGVSSRPALSLNRSFSAPINLHLEQSADDLVQIARHETDMFSRWQALTALAMPNLVKATQAVRAGTEVTVDPAFLSALIEIAGDEHLEPAFRAQALALPSEGDVAREIGKDNDPDAIHKARNAIMRAIATSGIETFKALFSNSEDTGAYSPDATSAGHRSLRNIAMSYLSFAEETPARAAEAYAAASNMTDLAHALSVLTQRFPESAEASNTLGSFETRFADNALVMDKWFALQAAIPGDGALARIKSLMASKHFIATNPNRVRSLIGTFAFGNPTGFNRADGEAYNFLAEQIVTIDKRNPQLAARILTSMRSWRSLEPVRADHARAALSTIERSSGLSTDVRDIVERMLKA
- a CDS encoding metallophosphoesterase; translated protein: MFHLIFGLPWLVVAARFIQPLPWIWSLKIAFAVLLLGASQYHLFSRISSGSVFSPEFPRPLIIGFNLLFGFILLLAVFQIALDVVSLIMMPFKGHFPLVPVGVRYAMAAVAFGFSAFAVTQALRVPPLKDIEIAIPGLSPEFDGYQMVQLTDLHISRLFPAFWTREVVERTNALNADLIVITGDLIDGKVEARTMDIAPLADLRARDGVLTIPGNHEYFFGYEEWMKYYQSLNMTTLANSHAVIERNGAELVIAGVTDLSSSRTGFPVPDVAAAVRGAPAGAPIILLDHQPRQAAENAKLGIAAQLSGHTHGGMIVGLDKVVAGPNNGFVSGFYDVGGMRLYVNNGTALWPGFALRLGIPSELTRITLRAR